The Nitrospira sp. genome contains a region encoding:
- a CDS encoding fumarylacetoacetate hydrolase family protein, translated as MKLVSFQVKTPVGPFTRVGAIHLQWVIDLNMAYARWLADQQEAQPRRIADAQVPPTMLEFLEGGESTMAAARRAKDYVTALPTSVAGPFGETILYKGAEVQVVAPLPNPSSLRDFIAFEDHIAATSKKRGQPIPPEWYKAPVYYKGNHRTIIGPDEDLSWPLHTTKLDYELELACVIGRRGSDIPERLAGDYIAGYTIMNDFSARDIQFQEMACRLGPAKGKDFATALGPCLVTPDEIADLGALTMIARVNGEEWSRGRFGTIHWSFPQMIAHVSRGEMIYPGDIFGSGTVGGGCGLEIDRYLKPGDVVELETQPIGVLRTRVVTEAQGGEDAYRHG; from the coding sequence ACTCCTGTCGGACCCTTCACAAGAGTCGGAGCCATACATCTCCAGTGGGTCATAGACTTGAACATGGCCTACGCCCGGTGGTTGGCGGATCAACAGGAAGCGCAACCGCGTCGCATCGCCGATGCGCAGGTTCCGCCCACCATGTTGGAGTTCCTCGAAGGAGGAGAATCCACAATGGCCGCGGCACGCCGCGCGAAAGACTATGTCACCGCGCTACCCACATCAGTCGCAGGGCCATTCGGTGAGACGATTTTGTATAAAGGAGCAGAGGTTCAAGTCGTCGCTCCTCTCCCCAATCCATCTTCGCTCCGGGACTTTATCGCGTTTGAAGATCATATCGCTGCGACCTCGAAGAAGCGGGGACAGCCGATTCCTCCTGAATGGTACAAGGCGCCTGTCTACTACAAGGGGAACCACCGCACCATCATCGGGCCGGACGAGGATCTTTCATGGCCGCTGCACACGACGAAGTTGGATTACGAGCTGGAGCTCGCCTGCGTGATCGGGCGCCGGGGTAGCGACATACCCGAACGGCTGGCCGGAGACTATATCGCGGGATACACGATCATGAATGACTTCAGCGCGCGCGACATCCAATTCCAAGAAATGGCCTGTCGACTGGGGCCGGCGAAGGGCAAGGACTTCGCGACCGCACTGGGTCCCTGTCTCGTGACTCCCGATGAGATCGCGGATCTCGGCGCGTTGACGATGATCGCGAGGGTGAACGGAGAAGAGTGGTCGCGAGGACGATTCGGGACCATCCATTGGTCCTTCCCTCAAATGATCGCGCATGTGTCGAGAGGTGAAATGATCTATCCGGGAGATATCTTCGGTTCGGGAACGGTGGGCGGCGGATGCGGGCTGGAGATAGACCGCTATTTGAAGCCGGGCGACGTGGTGGAGCTGGAGACCCAGCCGATCGGCGTTCTTAGAACCCGTGTGGTGACTGAAGCACAAGGGGGTGAAGATGCTTATCGGCATGGTTGA
- a CDS encoding MBL fold metallo-hydrolase, with product MKLGAFDIYPVSDGRFRLDGGAMFGVVPKPLWEKCCDADELNRITLSLTALLIRANGQNILVDTGLGPKEDQKFHRMFAVERTPTILQSLKRLGLGADDIHLVINTHLHFDHAGGNTMRETDGSIRSAFPKARYLIQRGEFEDAARANERTRASYRPDNFAPIDRIDQWEFLHGDTEVVPGVTAVVTSGHTRCHQSVKIESEGETAFFLGDLIPTVSHLPLPYIMGYDLFPLQTLETKRWVLDRAFEERWMLLFEHDPLVQAGYVRKDQEGKYFLREVAAWQ from the coding sequence ATGAAGCTCGGGGCGTTTGATATTTACCCGGTGAGTGACGGCCGGTTTCGGCTGGACGGTGGGGCGATGTTTGGCGTCGTGCCGAAACCCTTGTGGGAGAAATGTTGTGATGCCGACGAATTGAATCGGATCACCCTTAGTCTCACCGCGTTGCTGATCAGGGCGAACGGTCAGAACATTCTCGTTGATACCGGGTTAGGGCCTAAGGAGGATCAGAAATTTCACCGTATGTTCGCCGTCGAGCGAACTCCGACCATCCTCCAATCGTTGAAGCGGTTAGGACTGGGGGCGGATGACATTCATCTGGTCATCAATACGCATCTGCATTTCGACCATGCGGGTGGAAACACAATGAGAGAGACGGATGGAAGCATTCGATCAGCCTTTCCCAAGGCGCGCTACCTGATTCAACGGGGCGAGTTTGAAGACGCTGCCCGGGCCAATGAACGAACCAGGGCCAGTTACCGTCCGGACAACTTTGCGCCGATCGACCGGATCGATCAGTGGGAATTTCTCCACGGCGATACGGAGGTGGTTCCGGGTGTCACCGCGGTCGTCACCTCCGGCCATACGCGCTGTCATCAGAGCGTCAAGATCGAATCGGAAGGGGAAACGGCGTTCTTTCTCGGCGACCTGATTCCGACCGTGTCGCATCTGCCGCTTCCCTACATCATGGGCTACGATCTCTTTCCACTCCAGACCCTGGAGACCAAGCGATGGGTGTTGGATCGGGCATTCGAAGAGCGATGGATGCTGCTCTTCGAGCATGATCCTCTGGTTCAAGCCGGGTATGTTCGGAAGGATCAGGAAGGCAAGTATTTTCTGCGGGAGGTGGCGGCATGGCAGTAG
- a CDS encoding alpha-ketoacid dehydrogenase subunit beta, whose amino-acid sequence MTTTTQAAGEVSYLEAISQALDEEMARDERVFLMGEDIGAYGGAFKITEGFLEKYGEWRVLDTPLCESGFVGAAIGAAMMGLRPVVEMQFADFISCAFDQITEVAAKNHYRWGAAVPMVIRAPFGGGVHGGPFHSECPEGWFFHSPGLKLVAPSTPYDAKGLLKAAIRDPNPVIYFEHKFLYRRIKSSLPEEDYVVPLGKADIKRTGNDISVITYGAMVHLALEAAQTLAHEGIDLEVVDLRTLIPLDKETIYSSVSKTSKAIVLHEDNKTGGVGAEISALLAEDCFDCLDGPIVRIAPPDTPVPFSTPLEEFFLPKTSDIVAAARRLGAY is encoded by the coding sequence ATGACGACCACGACGCAAGCTGCCGGAGAAGTGAGTTACTTGGAAGCGATCTCACAAGCCTTGGACGAAGAAATGGCCCGGGATGAGCGGGTATTTCTGATGGGTGAAGATATCGGGGCCTACGGAGGCGCGTTCAAAATCACCGAAGGCTTTCTCGAAAAATACGGAGAATGGCGGGTGTTAGATACGCCGTTGTGCGAATCCGGTTTTGTCGGCGCCGCCATTGGGGCGGCGATGATGGGGCTGCGTCCGGTCGTGGAGATGCAGTTCGCCGACTTTATTTCATGCGCGTTCGACCAGATCACTGAGGTGGCGGCGAAGAATCACTATCGGTGGGGAGCCGCGGTGCCCATGGTTATTCGGGCTCCGTTCGGCGGCGGCGTTCACGGCGGGCCGTTCCATTCTGAATGTCCGGAAGGCTGGTTCTTCCACTCCCCGGGACTCAAGTTGGTCGCCCCGTCCACACCGTACGACGCGAAGGGGCTCCTCAAGGCGGCGATTCGCGACCCCAACCCGGTGATCTACTTCGAGCATAAATTCCTGTACCGGCGCATCAAGTCTTCGCTCCCGGAGGAGGATTATGTCGTCCCGCTGGGAAAGGCCGATATCAAGCGGACCGGCAACGACATCTCGGTGATTACCTACGGCGCGATGGTCCATCTCGCGCTCGAGGCCGCTCAGACCTTGGCTCATGAAGGAATCGATCTGGAAGTGGTCGACTTGCGCACGCTGATTCCCCTCGATAAGGAAACCATTTATTCGTCGGTGAGCAAGACCAGCAAAGCCATTGTTCTACATGAGGACAACAAGACCGGCGGCGTCGGGGCCGAAATCTCGGCGCTGTTGGCGGAGGACTGTTTCGACTGTTTGGATGGGCCGATTGTTCGTATTGCGCCGCCGGACACGCCGGTGCCGTTCAGCACGCCGCTGGAGGAATTTTTCCTTCCGAAGACGAGCGACATCGTTGCCGCGGCACGGAGACTGGGGGCGTATTGA
- a CDS encoding methylmalonyl-CoA mutase family protein: protein MQERKPRFPSLSGFDTSRVYTRNDLKDWSPDEELGAPGEFPYTRGVYPTMYRGRLWTMRQFAGFGSAEDTNRRFKYLLQHGQTGLSVAFDMPTLMGIDADAPLAHGEIGHCGVSISSIDDMERLFDGIPLDQVTTSMTINGPAAVIFAMYLAVAEKRGIRLEQLDGTLQNDILKEYIAQKEWLFPPEPSLRLITDTIAFCVENVPKWHPVSISGYHIREAGSTAVQELAFTLYDGLTYVEAAVKAGLPVDRFASQLSFFFNAHNDFFEEIAKFRAARRLWAREMTRRYRPNDPRSAQLRCHAQTAGCSLTAQQPMNNVVRTTIQALAAVLGGTQSLHTNSMDETLALPTEGAVKLALRTQQIIAQESEVTNSIDPLGGSYYVESLTNRLEEKALDYFRRLDDMGGMVRAIEQGFPQREILDASQRYQRELERNERIVVGVNEYVDSEERSIPMLKIGPEVEREQAACLSDLRKCRDSFRMAGAVEALQEAASCGENVMPYLLEAVKAKATLGEICMALKEVFGTYREPVVL from the coding sequence ATGCAAGAGCGCAAACCGCGATTTCCCTCCCTCTCAGGCTTCGATACCAGCCGTGTGTATACACGCAACGATCTGAAGGACTGGTCCCCGGACGAAGAGCTCGGCGCGCCGGGTGAATTTCCATACACCCGAGGTGTGTATCCGACCATGTACCGTGGTCGGTTATGGACGATGCGCCAATTCGCCGGGTTCGGGTCGGCCGAAGATACCAATCGCCGCTTCAAATATCTCCTTCAACATGGCCAAACCGGACTGAGCGTGGCCTTTGACATGCCGACCCTGATGGGGATCGACGCGGATGCCCCGCTCGCGCACGGCGAGATCGGCCATTGCGGCGTCTCGATCTCGTCGATCGACGATATGGAACGGCTCTTCGACGGGATTCCGCTTGACCAGGTCACCACCTCGATGACGATCAACGGCCCGGCCGCCGTGATCTTCGCGATGTACCTCGCGGTGGCGGAGAAGCGCGGTATCCGTCTTGAACAGCTGGACGGCACGTTGCAGAACGATATCCTGAAAGAATACATCGCTCAGAAAGAGTGGCTCTTTCCTCCGGAACCTTCACTCCGCCTGATCACCGACACCATCGCATTCTGTGTCGAGAACGTGCCCAAATGGCACCCCGTCAGCATCAGCGGATATCACATCCGGGAAGCAGGCTCGACCGCCGTACAGGAATTGGCCTTCACTCTCTACGACGGCTTGACCTACGTGGAGGCGGCGGTGAAAGCCGGTCTCCCGGTGGACCGATTCGCTTCTCAGCTCTCGTTCTTCTTCAACGCGCACAACGATTTCTTCGAAGAGATCGCCAAGTTCCGGGCGGCCCGTCGACTGTGGGCCCGCGAAATGACGCGGCGCTACCGGCCGAACGATCCGCGTTCGGCGCAGCTCCGGTGCCACGCGCAGACCGCCGGCTGTTCCCTCACCGCGCAACAGCCCATGAACAATGTGGTTCGCACGACGATCCAAGCCCTCGCAGCCGTCTTGGGCGGCACGCAGTCCCTCCATACCAATTCGATGGACGAAACGCTCGCGCTGCCGACCGAGGGCGCGGTAAAACTGGCGCTGCGTACGCAGCAGATCATCGCGCAGGAGAGTGAAGTCACCAATAGCATCGATCCTCTCGGCGGTTCCTATTATGTCGAGAGCCTCACGAATCGCCTCGAAGAGAAGGCCTTGGATTACTTCCGTCGCTTGGACGACATGGGCGGTATGGTCAGGGCGATCGAACAGGGATTCCCGCAGCGTGAAATCCTCGATGCCTCGCAGCGGTACCAACGAGAGTTGGAACGGAACGAACGGATCGTCGTCGGCGTCAACGAGTACGTGGACTCAGAGGAGCGTTCGATTCCGATGCTCAAGATAGGGCCGGAGGTCGAACGTGAGCAGGCGGCATGTCTGTCGGACCTGCGCAAATGTCGCGATTCCTTCAGGATGGCCGGCGCTGTCGAGGCCCTGCAGGAAGCAGCTTCATGCGGCGAGAACGTGATGCCGTATCTCCTTGAGGCAGTGAAAGCCAAGGCGACGTTGGGTGAGATCTGCATGGCCTTGAAGGAAGTGTTCGGAACGTATCGGGAACCAGTGGTGTTGTGA
- a CDS encoding 3-hydroxybutyryl-CoA dehydrogenase (converts (S)-3-hydroxybutanoyl-CoA to 3-acetoacetyl-CoA) → MKLVDIKTIGVVGAGQMGCGISQVCATAGYDVLLVDVAEPPLSEAVSKIRVGLERAVERGGLTNHQALEALELIHPSTQRGRLRDTQLVIEAVPENPLLKRELFAELNRICAPQVVLASNTSSISITKLGAASGRPDRVIGMHFMNPAPVMRLVEVVRGLETSERTTELALDLAKRLGKTPVVAKDAPGFIVNRVLMPMINEAVFALEEGVASAEDIDWAMTTGANHPVGPLALADRIGLDTVLAICHVLYQDLGDPKFHPCPLLSRYVEAGWLGRKSGRGFYVYEGRHERQEAVSRKS, encoded by the coding sequence GTGAAGCTCGTTGATATCAAGACCATCGGCGTGGTCGGAGCCGGCCAAATGGGCTGCGGCATCAGCCAGGTATGCGCCACCGCCGGTTATGACGTGCTCCTCGTCGACGTCGCCGAGCCGCCGTTATCCGAGGCCGTCTCAAAAATACGCGTCGGGTTGGAACGCGCAGTCGAGCGAGGCGGTCTTACCAATCATCAAGCGCTGGAGGCGTTGGAACTCATTCATCCATCGACGCAGCGCGGCCGCTTGCGAGACACGCAGCTGGTCATTGAAGCGGTCCCGGAGAATCCACTGCTGAAGCGGGAACTCTTTGCCGAGTTGAACCGGATCTGCGCGCCGCAGGTGGTCCTTGCGAGCAATACCTCGTCTATTTCGATCACGAAGTTGGGAGCCGCCTCCGGCAGGCCGGACCGCGTCATCGGTATGCATTTCATGAATCCTGCACCCGTGATGCGGCTCGTGGAAGTGGTGCGCGGACTGGAAACTTCCGAACGAACGACCGAGCTCGCGCTGGACTTGGCCAAGCGCTTAGGGAAGACGCCGGTTGTGGCGAAGGATGCGCCGGGATTTATCGTGAACCGTGTGCTGATGCCCATGATCAATGAGGCCGTGTTCGCATTGGAAGAAGGTGTGGCCTCCGCAGAAGACATTGACTGGGCCATGACGACGGGTGCCAATCATCCCGTGGGTCCATTGGCGCTTGCCGACCGTATCGGCCTGGATACGGTGCTGGCCATCTGTCATGTCTTGTATCAAGACTTGGGTGATCCAAAATTTCACCCGTGCCCCTTGCTGAGCCGGTATGTCGAAGCGGGCTGGCTGGGGCGGAAAAGCGGCCGCGGGTTTTATGTCTACGAAGGGAGGCACGAACGGCAAGAAGCAGTAAGCAGGAAGTCTTGA
- a CDS encoding thiamine pyrophosphate-dependent dehydrogenase E1 component subunit alpha has translation MDCAVIAREIKRDDLLQMYYYLRLTRALEDRITALYRQGRIVGGVYTSHGMEAIAVGYASALERDDIIAPFHRDMGAFLIRGFTPGEVLAQYLGKKTGPTKGKDGNVHMGDLKRGVFGFVSHLADNLPVAAGAALAFKIRGESRVVFAGTGDGGSSRGDFHEAMNFAAVRKLPVVFFCNNNQYAYSTPLRLQMAVANVVDRAQAYGMPGEIVDGNDLAAVYVAAKQAIARARAGEGPTFLEFKTMRMHGHSEHDPAKYVPRELLEEWKMKDPILKAEKLLQSLGYGGERYFQEVVDRVKREVEAGVEFAQQSPLPEGPDVLLGVFADSADSH, from the coding sequence ATGGACTGTGCAGTCATCGCCAGAGAGATCAAGCGAGACGATCTACTCCAGATGTACTACTACCTGAGGCTTACCAGAGCGCTGGAGGACAGGATTACCGCGCTCTACCGACAGGGACGCATTGTCGGCGGAGTCTATACGAGTCACGGAATGGAGGCGATCGCGGTCGGGTATGCCTCCGCGTTGGAACGCGACGATATCATCGCTCCCTTTCACCGGGACATGGGCGCCTTCCTCATTCGAGGCTTCACGCCGGGCGAAGTTCTCGCCCAGTACCTTGGAAAGAAGACCGGTCCGACCAAAGGAAAAGACGGGAACGTGCACATGGGCGACCTGAAGCGGGGAGTCTTCGGGTTCGTCAGCCATCTCGCGGACAATCTACCCGTGGCGGCCGGTGCGGCGCTGGCATTCAAGATCAGAGGAGAATCCCGCGTCGTCTTTGCGGGAACCGGTGACGGTGGATCAAGCAGAGGCGATTTTCACGAAGCCATGAACTTCGCGGCGGTACGAAAGCTCCCCGTCGTGTTCTTCTGTAACAACAACCAATACGCGTATTCCACCCCGCTTCGTCTGCAGATGGCGGTTGCGAACGTCGTCGATCGGGCTCAGGCGTACGGCATGCCGGGCGAGATCGTGGACGGCAACGATCTCGCCGCGGTCTATGTGGCGGCGAAACAGGCGATCGCGAGAGCCCGCGCCGGGGAAGGACCGACCTTTCTGGAGTTCAAAACCATGCGGATGCACGGCCATTCCGAGCATGATCCAGCCAAATATGTCCCGCGCGAGTTGCTGGAGGAGTGGAAGATGAAAGATCCGATCCTGAAAGCGGAGAAGCTGCTCCAATCGCTTGGGTATGGCGGGGAGAGGTATTTTCAGGAAGTCGTCGACCGTGTGAAGCGGGAAGTCGAAGCCGGTGTGGAATTCGCTCAACAGAGCCCGCTGCCCGAAGGACCGGACGTATTGCTAGGCGTGTTCGCGGACAGCGCCGACAGTCATTGA
- a CDS encoding thiolase family protein produces the protein MNRISRAVIVSAARTPMGSFNGLFSQVPATKLGSSAIVEALKRVQLPPERVDQVYMGCVLGAGLGQAPARQASIGAGVPNSIGATTVNKVCGSSIQTVIMASQAIALGEANIVVAGGMENMTRAPYLLEKARQGYRLGHAELVDSLVKDGLWDVYNDFHMGNGGELCAAKYRLTRRELDDFALESYRRAREAIATGTFQQEIVPIEVPQRKGPAMTVAEDEEPNRVDLSKMRELKPVFQDNGVLTVGNSPSCNDGAAALVVMAEEEAARLGLAPMARIVGYAGAALAPEWFTIAPIDAIRRVLKQTDMTIGDIDLFEINEAFSAVSLAINRELGLDEKKVNVNGGAVALGHPIGATGARILTTLVHAMAARGARRGLAALCIGGGEALAMIVER, from the coding sequence ATGAACCGGATATCACGAGCAGTGATCGTCAGCGCCGCGCGGACGCCGATGGGAAGTTTCAACGGCCTGTTCAGCCAGGTGCCGGCGACGAAACTGGGCAGTTCGGCCATTGTCGAAGCGTTGAAGCGTGTTCAACTGCCGCCGGAACGCGTGGACCAAGTCTATATGGGGTGTGTTCTCGGCGCCGGTTTGGGACAAGCGCCGGCACGGCAGGCATCCATCGGGGCTGGAGTTCCGAATTCGATCGGAGCAACGACCGTCAACAAAGTCTGCGGGTCAAGCATTCAGACGGTCATCATGGCATCCCAGGCCATTGCCCTTGGAGAAGCGAACATTGTCGTGGCAGGGGGAATGGAAAACATGACCCGCGCGCCATATTTGCTGGAGAAGGCTCGGCAAGGATATCGCCTGGGACATGCGGAATTGGTCGACAGTCTCGTCAAAGACGGACTGTGGGACGTCTACAACGATTTCCATATGGGCAACGGAGGCGAGCTCTGTGCCGCCAAATATCGATTGACGAGAAGAGAACTGGACGACTTCGCGCTCGAGAGCTATCGGCGCGCGCGCGAGGCGATCGCCACCGGAACCTTTCAACAGGAAATTGTGCCTATCGAAGTGCCGCAGCGTAAGGGACCGGCGATGACGGTTGCGGAGGACGAGGAACCGAATCGAGTGGATCTCAGCAAGATGCGTGAGCTGAAGCCGGTATTCCAGGACAACGGCGTCCTGACTGTCGGCAATTCCCCTTCCTGTAACGACGGCGCAGCCGCGCTGGTCGTCATGGCGGAGGAGGAGGCTGCGCGTCTCGGGCTCGCTCCGATGGCCCGGATTGTCGGATATGCCGGAGCAGCGCTGGCGCCGGAATGGTTTACGATTGCGCCCATTGATGCGATTCGACGGGTACTCAAGCAGACGGACATGACGATCGGAGACATCGATCTGTTCGAAATCAACGAAGCGTTCTCAGCCGTCTCTCTCGCGATCAATCGGGAATTGGGACTCGATGAGAAGAAGGTGAATGTGAACGGCGGGGCGGTCGCGCTCGGCCACCCCATCGGGGCAACCGGAGCGCGCATCCTCACGACACTGGTTCATGCCATGGCCGCGCGGGGAGCGAGACGCGGTTTGGCTGCTCTCTGTATCGGCGGCGGGGAAGCGTTGGCGATGATCGTAGAACGATAG
- a CDS encoding 2-oxo acid dehydrogenase subunit E2: MDIIMPQLGESIAEGTVIRWFVPVGGTIQKDESLLEVETEKVTLEIPSPATGRLNEITVHEGETVPVGTLLAHIDSLPPSEVVNRVGGVVVRPMAKASAGDQHHSPAVRQLAREHGIDLSRVKGTGSGGRVTKKDLLDFLAGNGAQLKVAPAGGESSMGEDIRPLTQMRRTIADRMVKSKHTSAHVTTFFEADFSQIAKFREGRQLTYLPFVVRAATKAIRDVPIVNSSWGEQGIVVKKDIHIGIATAIEEGLLVPIVRYADRKGLTLLAKEIGDLAERAKSKKLSPEEVQGGTFTITNHGGFGSLFSTPIIYQPQIAILGVGAIQKRAVVIDDAIAIRRMGYLSLSFDHRVIDGATADRFMAKVRHYVEQSRWEQVL, encoded by the coding sequence ATCGACATCATCATGCCTCAGCTTGGAGAGAGCATCGCCGAGGGAACGGTGATCAGATGGTTTGTTCCAGTCGGAGGGACGATTCAAAAAGACGAATCGCTCTTGGAAGTCGAAACCGAAAAAGTCACATTGGAAATTCCTTCGCCTGCCACCGGTCGGCTCAACGAGATCACCGTTCATGAGGGCGAGACTGTCCCCGTGGGAACGTTGCTGGCGCACATCGACAGTCTTCCGCCTTCGGAAGTCGTCAATCGAGTTGGAGGAGTCGTTGTCCGTCCTATGGCGAAGGCCTCGGCGGGGGACCAACACCATTCTCCGGCGGTTCGGCAGTTGGCAAGGGAGCATGGAATCGATCTTTCGCGGGTGAAGGGAACCGGGTCAGGCGGCCGCGTAACCAAGAAGGATCTGCTCGACTTTCTCGCCGGGAACGGAGCGCAGCTCAAGGTCGCCCCTGCAGGCGGCGAGTCATCCATGGGCGAAGACATTCGCCCGTTGACGCAGATGCGCAGGACCATCGCGGATCGGATGGTCAAAAGCAAGCACACCTCCGCGCATGTCACCACCTTTTTCGAAGCCGACTTTTCACAGATTGCAAAATTCCGAGAAGGGCGACAACTCACGTATCTCCCGTTTGTCGTCCGAGCCGCGACCAAAGCCATCCGAGATGTCCCGATTGTGAACTCGTCATGGGGAGAGCAAGGGATCGTGGTCAAGAAAGATATCCACATCGGGATCGCCACGGCGATTGAGGAAGGACTGCTGGTCCCGATCGTGCGGTACGCGGATCGTAAAGGGCTGACGCTGCTGGCAAAGGAAATCGGGGATCTCGCCGAGCGGGCTAAGTCCAAGAAATTGAGCCCTGAAGAGGTTCAAGGCGGGACGTTTACGATTACGAACCATGGCGGATTCGGCAGCTTGTTCAGTACGCCGATCATCTATCAGCCGCAGATCGCCATTCTGGGCGTCGGCGCAATTCAGAAACGGGCCGTCGTCATCGATGATGCCATCGCCATTCGACGGATGGGCTACCTCAGTCTGTCATTCGATCACCGCGTCATCGATGGCGCGACCGCGGATCGATTCATGGCCAAGGTCAGGCACTATGTCGAACAGAGTCGTTGGGAGCAGGTCTTATGA